One Methylocaldum marinum DNA window includes the following coding sequences:
- the mltB gene encoding lytic murein transglycosylase B gives MRVLNLALLIASLCCSSLPGKAAENLTQRPDVRSFIRDMSRKHHFSTPELERIFQEATIQEKILEAMAKPYEAKPWHVYRKLFLTEARIQNGVDFWNRNAGTLKTVAKQYGVPAEMIIAIIGIETNYGQSPGKYRVIDALSTLAFAYPKRAKFFRRELEEFLVLCREEGMKPGDPMGSYAGAMGMPQFMPSSFRQYAADGDGDRRRDIWNNPADAIASVARYFAIHGWQSDKPIAFPVTVNGSAHERLANGSLKPGRSLQEWLSLGVNAGVSLPKSVKAALVRLDEERGPAYWLGLQNFYVITRYNHSPLYAMAAYELSRALVLRRSAGSSS, from the coding sequence ATGAGAGTCTTAAATCTCGCCCTGCTTATCGCTTCTCTCTGCTGCTCTTCCTTACCGGGAAAGGCCGCGGAAAACCTTACCCAACGACCGGATGTCCGATCTTTCATCCGCGACATGAGTCGCAAGCATCACTTCAGCACACCGGAACTCGAACGGATTTTCCAGGAGGCCACGATCCAGGAAAAGATTCTCGAAGCGATGGCCAAGCCATACGAAGCCAAGCCCTGGCACGTCTACCGAAAGCTCTTTCTCACCGAGGCACGAATCCAGAACGGGGTCGATTTCTGGAATCGAAACGCCGGCACCCTCAAAACCGTGGCCAAACAATACGGCGTTCCCGCCGAGATGATCATCGCCATCATCGGCATCGAAACCAACTACGGCCAGTCGCCCGGCAAGTACCGGGTGATCGACGCATTATCCACCCTGGCCTTCGCCTATCCCAAGCGGGCGAAATTTTTTCGGCGCGAACTGGAAGAGTTCCTGGTGTTGTGCAGGGAAGAAGGCATGAAGCCCGGCGACCCGATGGGATCCTACGCCGGTGCGATGGGTATGCCGCAGTTCATGCCGAGCAGCTTCCGTCAGTATGCCGCGGACGGTGACGGCGACCGGCGACGCGACATCTGGAACAACCCGGCTGACGCGATCGCCAGCGTCGCCCGTTATTTCGCGATTCATGGCTGGCAGTCCGACAAGCCGATAGCCTTTCCGGTTACAGTAAACGGCAGTGCGCACGAACGGCTGGCAAACGGTAGCTTGAAACCCGGCCGGAGCCTGCAGGAATGGCTTTCGCTCGGCGTGAATGCCGGCGTCTCCTTGCCCAAGAGCGTCAAAGCCGCATTGGTGCGCCTCGATGAAGAAAGGGGCCCTGCCTATTGGCTGGGGCTTCAGAATTTTTATGTCATCACCCGCTACAACCATAGTCCGCTGTATGCCATGGCCGCCTACGAACTGAGCCGTGCACTGGTTTTGCGCCGTAGCGCCGGCAGTTCGTCCTGA
- a CDS encoding D-alanyl-D-alanine carboxypeptidase family protein: protein MKINLPSLLFLFALAGLSRLSLADQVLIPAPPEIGAKAYILEDFNSGRVLAEGNADERLEPASLTKIMTAYIVFRELTEGHLKLDDMVRVSEKAWRTEGSRMFAQVGAQIPVEALLKGMIIQSGNDASVALAEHIAGDEAVFAQMMNQQAERLGMKNTHFKNSMGLPDPEHYSTARDLVTLTRAMIEEFPEYYKWHAIKEYEFNGIKQHNRNRLLWRDPTVDGVKTGHTSGAGFCLVASAMRDGMRLISVVLGGKSDRDRANANQALLNYGYRFFETRALYKAGEKLSETRVWKGEETELALGLRHDFHVTFPRGQYQNLKAGIEVDSMVIAPIKQGDRLGMVKVTFNDQTVGQQDLVALKTVDQGGFFRRTFDQAQLFFK, encoded by the coding sequence GTGAAAATCAATTTACCCAGCTTGCTTTTTCTTTTCGCCTTGGCCGGACTCAGCCGCCTCAGCCTCGCCGATCAGGTTTTGATACCGGCTCCTCCCGAAATCGGAGCCAAAGCCTATATCCTGGAGGATTTCAACAGCGGACGCGTGCTTGCCGAGGGCAATGCCGATGAACGCCTCGAGCCTGCCAGCCTGACCAAGATCATGACCGCCTACATCGTATTCCGGGAATTGACTGAGGGGCATCTGAAATTGGATGACATGGTCAGGGTGAGTGAAAAAGCCTGGCGCACCGAGGGATCCCGTATGTTCGCCCAGGTGGGTGCGCAGATCCCGGTCGAAGCCTTGCTCAAGGGCATGATCATTCAGTCCGGAAACGATGCCAGCGTGGCCTTGGCCGAACACATCGCCGGCGACGAGGCCGTATTCGCCCAGATGATGAACCAGCAGGCCGAACGGCTCGGAATGAAAAACACCCATTTCAAGAACAGCATGGGTTTGCCGGACCCTGAACATTACTCGACTGCGCGCGATTTGGTCACGCTCACGCGCGCCATGATCGAAGAATTTCCCGAGTACTACAAATGGCATGCCATCAAGGAATACGAGTTCAACGGCATCAAGCAGCACAACCGGAACCGCTTGTTGTGGCGCGACCCGACCGTTGACGGCGTAAAAACCGGTCATACCTCGGGAGCGGGATTCTGTTTGGTGGCATCCGCGATGCGGGACGGCATGAGGTTGATCTCCGTAGTCCTAGGCGGCAAGAGCGACCGCGATCGCGCCAATGCCAACCAGGCCTTGCTCAATTACGGCTATCGCTTCTTCGAAACCCGCGCGCTTTACAAAGCCGGCGAAAAACTATCCGAAACCAGAGTATGGAAGGGTGAAGAAACCGAGTTGGCCCTGGGCCTCAGACACGACTTCCATGTCACTTTTCCGCGCGGTCAATACCAGAATCTCAAAGCGGGCATTGAAGTCGACAGCATGGTTATCGCCCCGATAAAACAAGGCGACAGGCTGGGTATGGTGAAAGTGACGTTCAATGACCAGACCGTCGGTCAACAGGATTTGGTAGCGTTGAAAACCGTCGATCAGGGCGGATTTTTCCGTCGGACCTTCGACCAAGCCCAATTGTTCTTCAAATAA
- a CDS encoding D-amino acid aminotransferase → MARNDCLVYLNGDFLPLGEAKVSVLDRGFLFGDGVYEVIPVYGGRPFRLDEHLRRLDNSLRGIRMTNPLPDARWADIFGRLIAGVHDQYLYLQVTRGFAPKRDHAIPAEVNPTVFVMCSPIAPIPVSGVRAVTLDDIRWQWCHIKAITLLANVLLRQEAVDRGAAEAILVRDGWVTEGAASNVFAVIDGVLTTPPKSSDLLPGITRDLVLELALENGVPAVEQRIRVDDLKSAAEIWLTSSTREILPVIELDGVRVGTAEPGPLWSRMQAIYQAYKERLRSA, encoded by the coding sequence ATGGCGCGAAATGACTGCCTCGTCTACTTGAACGGGGACTTTCTACCACTGGGCGAAGCCAAGGTATCCGTCTTGGATCGCGGTTTTCTGTTCGGTGACGGCGTATACGAGGTGATACCCGTCTATGGCGGACGCCCGTTTCGGCTGGACGAACATTTGCGCCGTCTGGACAACAGCCTGCGCGGCATCCGGATGACAAACCCGCTGCCGGACGCTCGATGGGCCGACATCTTCGGCCGCCTTATCGCCGGAGTCCATGATCAATATCTCTATCTGCAGGTCACCCGCGGGTTCGCACCGAAGCGGGACCACGCCATTCCGGCAGAGGTCAATCCAACCGTATTCGTCATGTGCTCGCCTATCGCGCCCATTCCCGTCAGCGGAGTTCGTGCCGTCACTTTGGACGACATTCGCTGGCAGTGGTGCCACATCAAGGCCATCACGCTGCTCGCCAACGTCCTGCTGCGGCAGGAAGCCGTAGACCGCGGTGCGGCGGAAGCCATTCTGGTACGTGACGGTTGGGTCACCGAAGGCGCGGCAAGCAATGTTTTCGCAGTCATAGACGGCGTGTTGACGACCCCGCCCAAGAGCAGCGATCTGTTGCCGGGAATCACCCGTGATCTGGTCTTGGAACTGGCGCTGGAAAACGGGGTACCTGCCGTCGAGCAGCGTATCCGTGTGGATGACCTGAAAAGCGCCGCGGAAATTTGGTTGACCAGTTCGACCCGAGAGATTCTCCCCGTCATCGAACTCGACGGAGTTCGGGTCGGCACCGCTGAACCCGGTCCGCTCTGGTCGCGCATGCAGGCCATTTACCAAGCTTATAAAGAGAGGCTACGTTCGGCATGA
- a CDS encoding YbeD family protein gives MNTEAPASLLQFPCDFPIKAFGHSRPDFHGLVVDIVRRHTPNLAEGAVTSRPSHGGKFMAVTVTIRAESKAQLDAIYRDLTGCSEILMAL, from the coding sequence ATGAATACCGAAGCACCCGCGAGCTTGCTCCAGTTTCCCTGCGACTTTCCGATAAAGGCATTCGGCCACAGCCGGCCGGACTTCCACGGGCTGGTCGTCGACATCGTACGGCGCCATACTCCGAACCTGGCCGAAGGGGCGGTGACCTCCCGCCCCAGCCATGGAGGAAAGTTCATGGCGGTCACCGTGACGATCCGGGCCGAAAGCAAGGCGCAGCTGGACGCCATTTACCGGGACCTCACCGGTTGCAGCGAAATACTGATGGCGCTGTGA
- the mgtE gene encoding magnesium transporter, whose product MADPNPPPPEETLKHHLEEVITLLNKQKLEETVLQQRAMPRQELVETLLHKRHQAALKQKLDQLHAADIAYILEALPLEQRLQVWNLVKSELDGQILLDVSDAVRETLISDMDTEELLSATGLLDTDEIADLAPDLPEEVLQELLEKLNDQNRKRLQSVLSYEEDTVAALMDFGMVTIREDISLGVVLRYLRRRGDLPEHTDKLFVVDEHNVLKGALPLKRLLTNPPEKPVSEIMSKEVVSFHLDDDAEEAARAFERYDLLSAPVVDRESKLQGRIGVDAIVDYIRRKSDEEMLSQAGLLEEEDIFSGVWKSAQNRWFWLAINLVTAFLSTRVIGLFEDTIVKVVALASLMPIVAGIGGNTGNQTSMMIVRSIALGVINPSNIKRLFFKELAIGFLNGTVWGSVLGLIAYLLYQDVELGLVMMGATLLNLLVAAMMGITVPLVRDRLGLDPAIGTSVLLTAMTDGMGFFIFLGLATLILL is encoded by the coding sequence ATGGCCGATCCGAACCCCCCCCCTCCCGAGGAAACACTCAAGCATCATCTGGAAGAGGTCATCACGCTCCTGAACAAGCAGAAGCTCGAAGAGACCGTTCTTCAACAGCGTGCGATGCCGCGCCAAGAGTTGGTCGAAACCCTGCTGCACAAACGCCATCAGGCGGCACTGAAACAAAAGCTCGACCAACTCCATGCGGCGGACATCGCATATATCCTGGAAGCGCTGCCCCTGGAGCAGCGCCTCCAGGTCTGGAACCTGGTCAAGTCCGAACTGGACGGACAGATCCTGCTCGACGTCTCCGACGCCGTGCGCGAAACGCTCATTTCCGATATGGATACGGAAGAGCTTTTGTCCGCCACCGGATTGCTCGATACCGACGAAATTGCCGATCTTGCGCCCGACCTGCCGGAAGAAGTCCTGCAGGAACTTCTCGAGAAACTGAATGATCAGAATCGAAAGCGCCTGCAGTCGGTACTGTCATATGAAGAAGACACCGTGGCCGCCCTGATGGATTTCGGCATGGTCACGATCCGGGAAGATATCAGCCTGGGCGTGGTATTGCGTTATCTCAGACGTCGCGGCGACCTGCCGGAACATACCGACAAACTGTTCGTGGTCGATGAGCACAACGTATTGAAAGGCGCCCTGCCTCTAAAGCGCCTGCTCACCAATCCGCCTGAAAAACCGGTCTCGGAAATCATGAGCAAGGAGGTGGTCTCCTTCCATCTCGACGACGATGCCGAAGAAGCCGCGCGGGCATTCGAGCGCTACGATCTTCTATCGGCGCCGGTGGTGGATCGCGAAAGCAAGCTCCAGGGTCGCATCGGCGTAGACGCCATCGTCGATTACATTCGCCGCAAGTCCGACGAAGAGATGTTGTCGCAGGCGGGTCTACTGGAAGAAGAGGACATATTCTCGGGCGTTTGGAAAAGCGCGCAAAACCGGTGGTTCTGGCTGGCCATCAATCTGGTTACGGCGTTTCTCAGCACCCGGGTTATCGGTCTCTTCGAGGACACCATCGTCAAGGTGGTCGCGCTGGCCTCGCTGATGCCCATCGTCGCCGGAATCGGCGGCAATACCGGCAATCAGACCAGCATGATGATCGTACGCTCCATTGCCCTCGGGGTTATCAATCCGTCGAATATAAAGCGGCTATTTTTCAAAGAACTGGCCATCGGTTTTCTCAACGGTACCGTCTGGGGGTCGGTGCTGGGACTGATCGCCTATTTGCTGTATCAGGACGTCGAACTCGGGCTGGTCATGATGGGTGCGACCTTGCTCAATCTGCTGGTTGCGGCGATGATGGGCATCACCGTGCCGCTGGTGCGCGACCGATTGGGACTCGATCCCGCCATCGGCACCAGCGTGCTGCTGACCGCCATGACCGACGGCATGGGGTTTTTCATCTTTCTCGGCCTCGCCACACTGATTCTTCTCTGA
- the lipB gene encoding lipoyl(octanoyl) transferase LipB, which produces MNDSAEALRLYNLGLTDYQATWRAMQQFTEQRDEDTPDELWLLEHHPVYTLGLNGDIRHMIRTTDIPVVKTDRGGQITYHGPGQLVAYVLVDLRRKNLGVKRLVGALENAVIGLLGQYGLRARTRQGAPGVYVDGRKIASLGLRVRKGCSYHGLSLNVSADLSPFSAINPCGHAGLEVTSLTALDVAVHPHEVAAPLTVEIMQTLNYERVIPSRD; this is translated from the coding sequence ATGAACGACAGCGCTGAAGCCTTGCGTCTTTACAATCTGGGGCTGACCGATTACCAGGCCACCTGGCGTGCCATGCAGCAGTTCACCGAACAGCGGGACGAGGATACGCCGGATGAACTCTGGCTGCTGGAACATCATCCGGTCTATACCTTGGGGTTGAACGGCGATATCCGGCACATGATCCGAACCACCGACATTCCGGTGGTCAAAACAGACCGCGGTGGACAGATCACCTACCACGGCCCGGGCCAGCTGGTCGCGTATGTACTGGTCGATCTCCGCCGGAAAAATCTGGGCGTGAAGCGCCTGGTCGGCGCCCTGGAAAATGCGGTGATCGGCTTGCTCGGGCAATACGGCCTCAGGGCCCGGACGCGACAGGGCGCTCCGGGCGTCTACGTGGACGGACGCAAGATCGCCTCGCTCGGGCTGCGAGTGCGCAAAGGCTGCAGCTATCATGGTCTGAGCCTCAACGTAAGCGCGGACTTGTCGCCGTTTTCGGCGATCAATCCATGTGGCCATGCAGGACTGGAAGTCACCAGCCTGACCGCACTGGACGTGGCGGTTCATCCCCACGAGGTGGCCGCACCCCTGACCGTGGAAATCATGCAAACCTTGAACTATGAACGAGTGATCCCTTCCCGTGACTGA
- the lipA gene encoding lipoyl synthase has translation MTDKNSYQAPSRLSPDTHQRKADKLKRIPVKVVPAESPLRKPAWIRVKAAHGESVNRIKQVLREQNLHTVCEEAACPNLSECFGHGTATFMVLGDICTRRCPFCDVAHGRPSKPDPNEPEHLAEVVQQLKLRYVVITSVDRDDLRDGGAGHFAACIRAVRRRNRNIKIEILVPDFRGRIDAALEQLAETPPDVFNHNLETVPRLYRQARPGADYRVSLDLLARFKQLHPEIPTKSGLMLGLGETLDEVKEVMADLRQHGCDMLTIGQYLQPSRDHLPVVRYATPEEFEDLAEAGRSLGFSAVASAPMVRSSYHADLQASAVLDDK, from the coding sequence GTGACTGACAAAAACTCCTACCAGGCCCCTTCCAGGCTGAGCCCGGACACACACCAGCGCAAGGCCGACAAGCTGAAGCGCATCCCGGTCAAGGTCGTTCCGGCGGAATCGCCTTTGCGCAAGCCTGCCTGGATACGCGTCAAGGCAGCGCACGGCGAAAGCGTGAACCGGATCAAGCAAGTCTTGCGCGAACAGAATCTCCATACCGTATGCGAAGAAGCCGCGTGCCCGAATCTGTCCGAATGCTTCGGCCACGGCACGGCGACATTCATGGTGCTGGGCGATATCTGCACCCGCCGCTGTCCTTTCTGCGACGTGGCTCACGGCCGCCCTTCAAAACCGGACCCGAACGAGCCCGAACACCTCGCCGAAGTCGTTCAGCAGCTGAAACTTCGCTATGTCGTCATCACATCGGTCGATCGCGACGACCTGCGCGACGGTGGTGCCGGCCATTTCGCCGCCTGCATCCGGGCGGTCCGCCGTCGAAACCGGAACATCAAGATCGAAATTCTGGTCCCCGACTTTCGCGGCCGCATCGACGCGGCGCTGGAACAACTCGCCGAGACGCCTCCCGATGTCTTCAACCACAATCTCGAAACCGTGCCGCGCCTGTACCGGCAAGCGCGACCCGGCGCGGATTACCGCGTGTCCCTCGATCTCCTGGCCCGCTTCAAGCAACTGCATCCCGAAATCCCCACCAAATCGGGACTGATGCTGGGCTTGGGCGAAACGCTGGACGAAGTGAAAGAAGTGATGGCGGACTTGCGCCAACACGGCTGCGACATGTTGACCATAGGCCAATATCTGCAGCCGAGCCGCGACCATTTACCGGTAGTCCGCTACGCGACGCCCGAGGAATTCGAAGACCTTGCCGAAGCCGGCCGAAGTCTCGGCTTCTCCGCGGTCGCCAGCGCTCCGATGGTGCGCTCGTCGTATCATGCCGATCTTCAGGCATCTGCCGTGCTTGACGATAAGTAA
- a CDS encoding type III PLP-dependent enzyme domain-containing protein: protein MDTERLKERLAETPAFVYDETRIIHALDRLAEVRKVSGLRILYSVKAFPFVEALRLILSRADGFSVSSLFEARLASEIVEAAARRFSRKASLHITTPGLRVNEIEEIAAHCDFVSFNSLEQFERLGPRVAGRTSIGLRVNPQLSFLGDGRYDPCRLHSKLGIPVDDLARALDRAPLLDKRIAGLHFHTSFESRSFAPLKATLDRIETALGGFMDGLEWINLGGGYLFENSQDLDDLSELVAGLKMRRGTDVYFEPGKAIVGSAGCLVASVIDLFGRDGKTVAVLDTGVNHLPEVFEYQKVPPLAEHRPDGAFEYLLVGSTCLAGDVFGDYRFREPLNIGDRLVFPNVGAYSLIKATRFNGYDLPLIFASDQHGEIQAMKRFGYDDYRKQWSASEPELAANRNRD, encoded by the coding sequence TTGGATACCGAGCGCCTTAAAGAACGCCTGGCGGAGACCCCGGCTTTCGTTTACGACGAAACCCGGATCATTCATGCCCTCGATCGACTGGCCGAAGTCCGCAAAGTCTCCGGCCTAAGAATCCTGTACTCGGTCAAGGCCTTTCCGTTCGTCGAAGCGTTACGCCTGATTCTGTCCCGAGCCGACGGTTTTTCGGTCAGTTCGCTGTTCGAAGCCCGGTTGGCCTCCGAAATCGTCGAAGCGGCCGCCCGGCGATTCTCCCGGAAAGCTTCGTTGCACATTACCACGCCGGGTCTCAGAGTGAACGAAATCGAGGAGATCGCCGCACATTGCGACTTCGTCAGCTTCAATTCCCTGGAACAATTCGAACGGCTCGGACCGCGCGTAGCCGGACGGACGAGTATCGGGCTGCGGGTCAATCCGCAGCTTTCGTTCCTGGGCGATGGCCGTTACGATCCGTGCCGATTGCATTCGAAACTGGGCATCCCCGTCGACGATCTCGCCCGCGCTTTGGACCGGGCTCCGCTACTGGACAAACGCATCGCCGGCCTCCATTTCCATACCTCGTTCGAATCCCGCTCCTTCGCCCCGCTGAAGGCAACCCTCGATCGGATCGAAACCGCACTCGGCGGGTTTATGGACGGACTCGAATGGATCAATCTGGGCGGCGGCTATCTCTTCGAAAATAGTCAGGATCTGGACGATTTATCGGAACTGGTCGCGGGATTGAAAATGCGGCGCGGCACGGACGTTTACTTCGAACCGGGCAAAGCCATCGTCGGAAGCGCCGGCTGCCTCGTCGCGAGCGTCATCGATCTATTCGGGCGGGACGGCAAAACCGTCGCCGTTCTGGATACAGGCGTAAACCATCTGCCCGAGGTGTTCGAATACCAGAAAGTTCCGCCGCTTGCGGAACACCGGCCGGACGGAGCATTCGAATACCTGCTGGTCGGCTCCACCTGCCTGGCCGGCGATGTCTTCGGGGACTATCGATTTCGGGAGCCCCTCAACATCGGCGACCGCCTGGTATTTCCGAATGTCGGCGCCTACAGCCTGATCAAGGCGACCCGCTTCAACGGTTACGATTTACCTCTAATCTTTGCCTCCGATCAACACGGCGAAATTCAGGCAATGAAGCGTTTCGGCTACGATGACTACCGAAAGCAGTGGTCGGCCTCCGAACCCGAGCTTGCCGCAAACCGCAACCGCGATTAA
- a CDS encoding C40 family peptidase: MESAIYHTVSKRLTSQLLLLATVSALLAGCAGTREVKRTVHSPDSSAVVGYALSLQGARYRYGAGSPREGFDCSGFVKHVYEKYGVRLPRTAHQIAAATPRVDSRNRRPGDLVFFNTTGQPFSHVGIYIGNDTFVHSSSAKGKVIVSSLERPYWLERFLGMRRPNLPGRASVAASTEKHELNHPRVGKP, from the coding sequence ATGGAGTCGGCCATCTATCACACAGTCAGCAAACGCCTCACTTCGCAGCTTCTCCTCCTGGCGACTGTTTCAGCCTTGCTCGCCGGATGCGCCGGGACACGGGAAGTCAAGCGGACGGTCCATTCTCCCGATTCAAGTGCGGTCGTCGGATACGCTCTCAGTCTGCAGGGAGCACGCTATCGCTACGGTGCGGGGTCTCCGCGAGAGGGGTTCGATTGCAGCGGCTTCGTCAAGCACGTCTATGAAAAATACGGCGTCCGCCTGCCGCGTACCGCTCATCAAATAGCCGCCGCAACCCCGCGTGTCGACAGCCGGAACCGACGCCCCGGCGACTTGGTCTTTTTCAATACGACCGGACAACCATTTTCTCATGTCGGGATCTATATCGGTAATGATACATTCGTGCATTCCAGCAGCGCAAAAGGGAAAGTGATCGTCTCCAGCCTTGAACGCCCCTACTGGCTGGAACGCTTTTTGGGCATGCGCCGGCCGAACCTTCCCGGTCGTGCCTCCGTCGCCGCCAGTACCGAGAAACACGAACTCAATCATCCCAGGGTAGGAAAGCCATGA